The genomic stretch ACGGACGTCGAGTCCGATCTGGTTTATCTGCTCAATGACACGCATATTGGCGAGAAGCACCCGCCGAATTCCCCCGTCCCAAGTCACCTGCGTCAGGTCGTCACCGAGTTGGTGGATCGACCGACGAAGCCAGCGTGCGTGCTCATCAACGGCGATCTGGCACTCAAGGATGGTCAACCGGGAGACTATCGGCACTTTGCCAAGCTGATTCATCCGCTTCAGGAATCGGGTATTGAGACTCATCTCACGCTTGGCAATCACGATCATCGCGAAGCGTTCTACGAAATCCTGAGCGAGCAACGCCCAGAGAAGCCACCTGTTGAGTCACGACACATTGCTGTCGTCGAGACGCAGCATGCCAACTTCTTTTTGCTCGACTCGTTGCAGAAAACGATGGTCACCCAGGGCACGATTGGTGAGACGCAACTGATATGGCTGGCTTCTGCGCTCGACAAGTTGAGGACGAAGCCAGCGATCATTGTCACGCACCACAATCCGCGTCTTGGCGGTGATCCACTGCACTTTCCCGGCGGTCTGATTGACTCGCGGGAACTCTGGGAGATCATCGGACCACGCACGTGGGTCAAAGCCTACATCCACGGTCACATTCATGACCGCAGCTATGCGGAACATCAAGGCATTCACATTCTCAACACACCCGCGACGTCGTATGTCGCCGATCCAAAGAAGTCGACGACCGGCTGGACGACGGCAAAGCTCACCGCCAATGGCGTGACTCTCACGACTCACACCACTGATGCTCAGCATCCTTGGAACGGCGAATCCAAAGTTCTGAAATGGCGTTTGGCATGATCAGAATCACTCACCACCTGAAGCGATTGTTCCAGATCCTGGTACTATTGGTCGTGATAATGGTACCAGTGGCTGTAAGTTAGGCTGAAGAACCGACACAAATGCGGGGGCTGCCAGAGTCATCAATGAAAACGCCGGCGACCTGTCGGTTGAAGCCATTCCCGCCACGCATGGACATGGCATGATCGGATGGCTGATGGGACCGGTTGCCGGCTACTATCTGGCTCACCCATATGAACCAACGGTCTACATCACCGGAGATACGGTGTTGACGGACATGGTCGAGACCGCCATCGAGAGACTCAGGCCACAGGTAATCGTCGCTCCTGCCGGGACCGCCAACTTCGGCATCGGCAAAGATTTGATGTTCAGCGAAGCCGAACTCATCGAGCTGGCGAAACTGGCACAATCCGAACGCGAGCAGGATGAGCAACCGCCCAAGCAAGCTGGGCTAGTTCCTCAGCGCTGGCATCATCGGGCAGTTCCACTGGCCTCGAATCGCATTTCTGTTGTCGGACTGTTTTTTGCCACCAGCATGATCTTTATCATGAATCGACGATATACGATCTCGGCAAGGCCGCCTGAGGTCAAACAGTCTTTTTGGATCGGAAATCAGAATCGTCCAATCGATGAAGTACTTGTGTGACGCGGGCACGGCTAACACCGAGGTGTCAGGCCAATTCGGCACGTGAAGAAACTTCGCTAGAGTCAAGCAGCGACTGGTAGTAACGGGCCAAATGCATGCGATCACGCTTTGGTTTTACTGACTTAGATTCGGACCGACTGTGATCCGAAATCGAGTTTCACTTGAACATTTTGATCTCAGGCAATCGCCGCAACCTCTTGATACGAAAGGCACCTAGATCGACAAAGCCCCGGTTCGGATGGAAACCGCCTCGGGGAGAAGCCGAGTCGATCTGGCGTCCAGCCTTGGGGGCTAAAATGGTTCTTGTTGACCAATGTCGAACTCCAGGCTTTATGTGCTTGCCGAAACTGCTGTCGGCGACAGGAAGGAATAGAGGACGGGAATGACGATAAGCGTCAGAATGGTGGCGAATGTCAGACCGAAGATCAGCAACCAGGCCAGGCCCTGCCACAACGGTCCGCCAGCAAGGGCGAGCGGGATAAGACCACCGACCGTGGTCGCAGTCGTCAAGAAGATCGGCATCAGTCGTTGTCGAGCAGCATCGACGATGGCAGAGTGATATTCCGCTCGCGTCAAAGGCTGGTTCGTCTTCGACGTTTTTTGCTGGATCACGATGTCGGCGAACTCGACAAACAAAATGGCCGAGTTCAGTACGATCCCAAACAGCGCTAGCACACCAAGCTGAGGCATGAACCCGAATGCGTTTCCCGTCACCCATAGTCCGAATAGCGCGCCCACCAGAGCAAGCGGTAACGTCACGATGATGATCGCTGTGCGGGCGAGACTGTTGAATTGGAAAATCAACAACAGGATGATCGCGATGAATGACATGCCGAACGATCGAAACATCTTCCCTTGAGCCTTCATCGACTCTTCCAACGCTCCACCGATCTCAATACGAAATCCAGGAGGCAATTCAGTCTTCAGCTCTTGCATCGCTTCCGAATTGAAGACTCGCATGGTGATGTCGTTACCAGACGCACCATAATTGATTCGCGACCTGACTTCGATGGTTCGATTCCCATTACGGCGATCGATTGACTCCAATCTCCATTGCGGATTGACGCTCGCGATCGCCGCGAGTGAAACCTTGCCAACGCGTGTTTCGATATGAGCATCTTTGATGGCGGCCAACGATTGGCGACTCTGGGGATTCAGTCGAAAGTAGACAGGGATCTGCCGGTCGCCTTCGCGATACATCGTCAGCCGTTTTCCAGAGTAGTAGGCGTCCAGCGTTGAAGCGACTTCTGCATTGCGAATCCCCGAAAGGCTCGCTCGATTGGAATCCACATTGACAAACAATTGCTGGCCGGCCACACCCCACGAATCATTTACATCCCACGTATCAGGTTCAGCATCCACGAGTTGCCGAACGCGGTTTGCGATGCGGCGAAGTTCGTCTGCATCCGCGAGGCCGTTACCCATCACGCGAAAAACGACCGGATCGGCAGGCGGTCCGAGTGCCAGTTCAACGGGAACCACTCGAGCGCCAGCGATCGGTGACAGCCCTAACGATTCGTCTCCCTCTCTGGCAACGACCCGTAGTTGCTCGGCGAAGTCGTGGGTGAATTTTCCATTGGTCGTGTGGATCAGGATCTCGGCGTAGTTCGGCTTCAGGGTCTCCGGTTCCCAAGCGAGGTACCACCGCGAGCCTCCGCCTCCGACGATGGTCCGCATATTGAATAATCGCTCATGCGACTTTCCCTCGGCATCGACATGAGGACTGAGTGCGCGAATCATCTCTTCGACGTTCCGCGCGACCTTGTTGGTTTGTTCAATCGAAGCCGACTCAGGCAGATAAATTTCAATGGCGAATTGGTCGCGCTCCGTAAGTGGAAAGAACTCGCTGGAAACCGGAAGTTGCGTCGCCAATGCCATCATTCCGATTGACGCGCCGATCGTGACAATCCGATGACGCAGTGCCCAACCGACAATAGCCGTGTAGAAGAGATAGAAGCTGCCGTGCTGTGTTTCGGCATGTAATGATGCGGATGCATCGTTCTTCCTGCGCAGCCTCCGCAATACTGTTCCTAGCTTATTCATGAGCCATGCCAGCGGCGCGGTCGGCCGAGTTGGGTCTTGTGGCGGCCGGATGAACCATGCGGCGAGGATGACACAGAACGTCATCGCCAGTATCCAACTGACCGCCAGCATGACGGACAGCGTGATCGGCAGACTGTAGATAAATTCGCGATTCGCACCGTCCATCGCAATCAACATCGGGACGAACGCGGCCACTGTCGTCGCGGTGCCACTCAGCATCGAAGGGCCGAGCATTTTTGCACCAGCGACCGATGCATCGCGCGGGCTCATGCCGGCAATCTGGTTGGTTCGACTCTGATCGCAGACTTGGACGGCGTTGTCGACCAGCAACCCTAGTGAAATGATCATCGAAGCCAACGACATTTGTTCCAGTTGCACATCAAAGAGCGTGACGATCGCCAGTGATGAAATGACGACAAACGGGATGTTGGCCGCCATGACGGCAGCCGTGCGGAATCCGACGACGAGGTACACCAGCACGACGACGACCAGAATGGCTTGAACAATGTTCACGCCAACCTCGCGAATTCGCTGCTTCACGCTATCCGACTGATCGGAAATGATGGACACGGCCAGGTCGGGCGGCAGCACGCCCGTGCTTTGCAATTCCGCGACGCTCTGTTTGGAGCGGTCGCAGATGTCGATGATGTTGGCGCCGGACTTCATCGAAATCGCCAGGATGATGGCGGGCGTCTCGAACTCGGGCGTACCATAACGGCATATGCGCTGGGGCGGATCGATATAGCCGCGTCGGACGTTCAACCCCATATTTTTCAGTTGAACCTGATTGACACCTGAATCGCCGGGTTCATCCCCGGTCGGCACGACGCCAACGACCAACGAGTCAAACGCTTCGACCGCGCTGACGTCACCACTGGGTTTGACGAAGAAACGTCCATCGTCACTGTCCATCCTGCCGCCCGGCGCGACGATGTTCTGAGACTGGGCCAGGGTCTCGATTCGAGCCGTCGTCAATTCGAGTGTTGACCAGTTCCCTTCGTCCGTTTCGATGTAGACCGCTTCTTCCTGGACTCCGAACCGGCCGACTTGTGAAACCCCTGGGAGTAGTCGCAACGAATCTCGAATACGTTCTGAGTACAGGTCAAGTTGTCGCGGTGAGTAGGCGTACTTTGGGGCAACAGCCGAGTTTCCTTCGAGCGGCTGTTGATGGACGGCATATAACAGCACGCTGGTGTCCGAAAACTCATCAAACAAAAAGGGAGAAATCTTTTCGTCAGGCATCGGCACGTTGCGAATGCGTGCCCTGACACGATCCCACGCGTCATCGACCCTCGCCCCCGGCACACTGTCTTCGAGTTCGACAAAGATGACGGACTGTTCGCTACTAGACGTCGATCGAATCAACCGAACTTCTTCCAGTCGCCCGATCGCATCTTCCAGAGGATCGGTGACCAGCTTTTCAATCTGCTCCGCCGATGCACCTTGCCAACGAGTGGTGACGACGGCGATCTTGAGCGTGAATTCAGGGTCTTCGCGACGCGGCATCGTCAAGAAGCTGACGCCGCCCCAAACGACCAGCAGCATTACCAACGTGATCGTGATCGTCGGGCGACGCACGGCGAATTCGGGCAGATCCCTCATTGGTCGACTCCCGCCAGCGGCGAAATCATCACGCGGTCTCCGTCGGCGAGGTAATGAGTGCCTTCGACAACGATTCGCATACCATCATGCAACTTGTTGGATGCAGCCGGCTTGATCCGAAGCAACACTGTTTCGCCAAGGACTGATTCTTCTTGAGCGACATCGACCAAAACCCGACGCGCGATCGGTTGGCTTTCTGCAGTATCGATCACATGAATGAAGGTCTGACCTTGCTCCTGACGGACAGCCTTCATCGGGACATAATAGCCATCGGCCTGTGGAGCTGGATTCAACGAAATTTGCGCGACATCGCCTGCTCGCAACAACCAGCGTTGTCCGTCAAGCATGACGTGTGAACCAGTCCAAGTTTGCAGACTCGGGGATGCGATTGCCGCGTCGCCCTGCGGCTTGGACTCATTCGGTTTGAAGTATAGGCTTCCGGTGATCAGATCGTGCTCGAAATCCACCTCGACATCTGGATCGGTGAACTCGATCGCGACGAACTTCCACCGCCCGAGATAAGGAATCACATCGCTGGTGATCTTTACCGGGACTTTAGTGACCGAAAGCAGACGATCACTCGGCGGCGACGGACTCCCCCATCGACGATTGGTGACTTTCCAAACAAACGTCTCGCCGCCGACCGTATGAACCGATTCGCGAATCACCAGCTGGCGTCGGTCGCCCGTGATCATCGGGCCGATGTTCAATGGTGTGATCTGGTCTGTCCATGCCAGCAGTTCGTCTTCATCTGGCAGCGGGAGCGCGGAGTCGTCGATCTCGTTTCGCACATGCATGGTCACGGTAAAAGTGCGTGCCGCTGGGTCAGCCATGGTATCGACCCGGTAAACCATTCCGGTAAGTTGCCGGGATGTTCCACTGCCATCGGTAACCTGAACGGGCAACAAGTCGCCGCGACGGTAGCGGCGAGAATCATGAGCAGTGACTTCAAATTCGATGGTCATCGGATCCATCATCTGCACGGTCACTACGGGATCGCCTTCTTTCACATACGTGCCGGGCACGGCGTGAATCTGTGAAATCATTCCGGGAAATGGACTGAACAGAACTGCGTTGCGGAGATTACGCTGAGCTTCGGAGAGTTGCTGCTGGGCCTGCAGAACTTGTGCTTCGAGTGCCAACTGGCGAGCTTTCGCCTGAGCCAATTCGGCGTGGGTGCCGGTCAAGCGAGACTTTGTCGTCGAAGCGTTGGTCTTAGCGGCGTCCAGTTCCGAGCGTGAGATGGCGTCTCGCTTGGAAAGCCTTACCGCGCGGGACAGCTCAATGTCGGCGAGGTCAGCTTCGGCTTTAGCGACTTCGATCTGGGAAGGCAGTTGCTGCTCGATCGATACCAGGTTGGCATCACGATTTAGCTTCGCGACTTCCACGCTGGCCAGAGCCGACTGGACGGCAATTTTGAGTCTCTCATCGTCCAGACGAGCCAGCGGGGTTGGATCGGGCGTCTGTCGAACGGACTCACCATCAATTTGAGGCGTCACCGATTCGTTCGGCTCAATGACTTCGGTGACGCGACCGGCGACCTCGAACCCAATCTGCTCAGATTTCCATGGGACCACGGTCCCGGTGATGAATCGCCCGGTGGTCGGTGATGTCTGCCGCAACGTCGCAATCACAACTGGCTTGGGAGGCTTTTCAAGCGGAACGGAATCTGTCTGGTTCTGCGTGCAGCCGATGATTGCCAAGCCACACAATGAGACACACGCTAAGACGACGAAGTTAGACGTGGGGAGATGCATCACTTGCGAACTGAGAGAGGCAGTATCAATAATTGTAAAAAGTAAACCGCGTGGTATACTTTACCTTATGAAAGACAAAAGTAAACCCCAGAGTGTACTTTCGCAAAACGAGCCGCGAACGCGTTTGACGGATCGTAAGCGAGCTTCGATCGTGAAGGCTGCAGTCGAGGCATTTCAGCGGTACGGCTACCATGCTGCCAGCATGAATGGCATTGCCGAAGCCGCGTCGGTCAGCAAGCGAACGCTGTACAACCATTTCGATAGCAAGGAAGCGTTGTTTGACGCGATTCTTGATGAGCTAAAATTCCGCGTTGAGCAGCTTCCGGCGTGTGAATTCGACGAATCGCGTGATTTAGTCGAGCAGTTGACGGAATTGGCTCACTCGGAGATCGATTTCTTGACGTCTGAAGAGGTGCAAGCGTTTGCTCGTGCTGGGTTATCTCGAGTTTTGGGCGAACCGGATGCAGGCCAACAGGTCGATCAACGCTTTTTTCTTCAGCGTGTGACGACCTGGATGAAAAAAGCACAGGCATCCGGCTGTCTTCTCGAAGCCGACGCAGAGTTTGCGGCGTTGCAATTCGTCGGCTTGCTGCGCACATTCGCTTTCTGGCCGACGATTGTCCACGGCGAGCCCCGGCCTTCACGCCGCAAGCAAAATCAAATCGTTGCACGCACCGTTGAAATGTTTCTTAGTAGATACGAAGCGTGCTCTGACTGAAGAACCGTTGCACCCAATCAGCAAATGAAGTGATGGTTGCCGTGGAATCCGGGGGAGTCGGTGGAAAACATGCTTCAAGCAACATCATCCTGAGATGGCCTCAACCGGTTCAGCACCTGAGTAACTCGTGCCCGGCTCACCCCTAAGAGGCGGGCGAGATCGGCACGTGATGAGACCTCGCCCGAATCAAGTAACGAGTGGTAGTATCGAACCGTTGTCCACATTTGAATTATTGGTATCTCGTGAGGTTTCGGTGTATTGAGGTGAGAGTGGGGTTTGCAGTGCTTGTCAAAAGGAATTCCAAGTCGAAAACCAAACCGCTCGGTGAATTGGCGGAGGACTGTGAAGTGCCGGCCAACGTACCAAACATTGCGGCCAATCGCAGCGGACGTTACCCTCCAACGTGAACTCATCAGGCATGATCTCAAGGTCATCTTCGACCGCGTTCTCGTTTTACAGAATCGTCATTCCGCATGTGGAGCAATCTGTTTTGGCCTATCATCGTTGTGGCGATGGAAATTGTGCTGGTCGGTTGGGCCACCGTTCACGCTGTCTTGAATAAGCGAGACACACGCGCCGTTATCGGCTGGGTCGGCTTAGTCTGGTTCGCTCCGATTCTCGGCGCGGTTGTTTACTTCTGTTTTGGCATCAACCGAATCCAGCGAAAAGCCGAGTCGCTGGACCTCAATCAATCTTGGGAATCGCAGGTTACCCTACTTCCAGCGGAGGAAATAAAACGTGATCGACTGATCGAGGAGTTTCCCGCGTTGGTGGGGCAGGCGAAACTCGTCCGCAACTTGACCGGTCATCGTGTGGTGCCGGGAAATCAAGTTGATCCGCTGATTGACGGCGATCAGGCCTACCCCGAGATGTTGAAAGCGATTGGTCAAGCCGAACGATCGGTCAGCCTTCTCAGTTACATTTTTGATGATGATCGAGTCGGCCAAGAATTCGCGGTCGAACTTGGAAAAGCGTCCGCACGTGGCGTTGACGTCCGAGTTCTCGTGGACGATGTGGGCGCGCGCTACAGTCGGCCAACGATTCTGAATCGACTGAATCACATCGAGGTCAAGGCGATGACTTTCTTGCCAACTCGCATTCCTCGATTGTTCAAGTACGCCAACTTGCGGAACCACCGTAAGCTTCTGGTTGTTGATGGTCGGATTGGATTCACGGGTGGAACCAACATTCGAGAAGGGCATCAACTTTCGCTCTCGCCGGAATTTCCCGTCCAATGTCTTCATTTTCGAATTGAAGGCCCCGTGGTAAATCACCTTCAACAATCCTTTTGCCGAGATTGGGCTTTTGCGAGTGGGGAATCCCTGCAAGGGGACACTTGGTTTCCGGCCCTGTCGAGAGTAGGTGATGTTTGGTGTCGCGGCATTCCCGATGGTCCTGACGAAGACCTCGACAAGATGCCGTTGACGCTCATTGGAGCGATCTCAGCTGCTCAAAAATCTCTGACAGTCGTCACCCCGTACTTCCTACCGAACACAGCGATCTTTACCGCTCTTCAGGCGGCCGCGCTTCGAGAGGTGGAGGTCAACATTTTGCTTCCTGCCAAGAATAACATCGCACTCGTTCAATGGGCCACGCGGCCCTCGCTACGGTATCTGCTGGATCGAGGGTGTCGCATTCACTTGTCCCCTGCTCCATTTGATCACACAAAGGTCGTCATCGTGGACAATGTTTGGACTCTCATCGGTTCGACCAACTGGGATCCACGCAGTCTACGATTGAACTTCGAGTTCAACGTTGAGTGCTACGATCAACGCTTAGCTCAACGTATCCAGGGGATTGTCGACGCGAAAATCGCGAAATCTCACGAGTTACTGATTGAGGAACTCGACCGGGATCCGTTCGCGATGCGTATTCGAGACGGCCTGGCGAGGTTGCTTTCCCCGTACCTGTGAAGTTGCAGACAGCACACACAAAAGGCACTCAAGCCAGTCGATGGATTGTGGGAACGATCGAAAATCACGGCCTGTCAACGTGTGAGCAACGCAGCTTCAACCGTTAAACCGGGGCCGAAGGCGAGGGGTACGCAGGGACCGCTGGCCCCATTTCTTTGCAATTCACTCAGAATGAATGCGATGGTCGGCGAGGACATGTTGCCGTATCGTTTGAGGATCGATTGTGATGGAACAAGTTGCTCGGGCGACAAAATCAACACCTGACCGATCGCTGTGATGACTTTCGATCCCCCAGTGGTTCTCGGCTCATGTGAATCCAGATTGGGGCGATCACTCTGGACGCTTCGATGAGAGGCAACTTCCGGCACCATCCAATTCCGAGAGGCGTTCGACGCCTTGAAAGCAACTCGGTCACGCGAGAACACAGAGGAATTGCGACTGCAATATGCCCAACGAGCCGGGATCGATCGGACGATCTCGCTATGCCGGCAAAGCAAAAACCCACTTGCAACAGATCGCCACCGCCACGGCGATGCACTTCATCGGCATCCACAACTGGCTGATCGATAAACTACCAGAGCAAACGCGAACGCCCGCATGCGTCAAGACGATGAAACGATCGATGGCAAGCTGACACCACTTCGCCAGCCGCATCAAAGTTACCGAAGAGCCACTATTGGGCAATTGTTCACAGTTCCCACCCTGTGTTAGCCGACCTTGCTGACCGAGACGGAACGACATCGGGAATTGAATCAGATGCAGTGGAGTCATGAACAGCCAGTCGACGTATCTCAGGGCAGTGGAAATCGTAATTCCTTAATAGGTTGCAAAAACGTCCAAAACTCTCAGATCCATACTGCAATGTAGGCAGTACAGCCGAGCATGCCTTGCCAATACAGGTATTTTCTGGCAGTTGAAGAGCCGGTTTCTCAGGGTTGAGACATTGCCACAGTCGGTGTTTGGGCAATAATCTTTCAAAACTGTCAGGAGGATCGTTGATGAGACAAGCACTTTCTCCCAAAGCATTGGCCGAAGCCGTCGGGGTCAGCGAGTCGTCGATTCGCCGATGGGCCGACGGCGGGCAACTGGCCATCACGCGGACATCGGGGGGCCACCGTCGAATTCCGCTCGCGGAAGCGGTCCGATTCATTCGGAGTTCAAAAGTTTCGATCGTGCGGCCGGATCGTTTGGGCCTGCCCCAATTGAAAGAGAATCAAAACGCCGGTCGTCACAATGATTGGAGCGACCGTTTCCTCGCGTTGCTGTTGGACGGTCGAGCCCAGGCTGTCTCGGGATTGGTTTTCGCCATGTATCTGGATGGGCTCGATGTCGCGGAGATCTGCGACGGCCCGCTCCACAACGCATTGACTCATATCGGTGACTTGTGGCCGCAGAATCAGCGCAGCGTGTTTTTGGAACACCGCGCGACCATGCTCTGTGTCCGTGCATTGAACCAGCTTCGATTGTCGCTCCCCGAGCCGACAACTGATTGCCCGAGCGCGCTCGGCGGAGCACCGCAGGACGACCCGTACGTTTTGCCGTCGCTGATGGCATCGCTTGTGTTGCATGAAGCTGGCTACGCGGAAACGAATCTTGGACCGAATACTCCCCTCGACGTGTTGGCGGACGCTGTCGAAGATGAACAACCGACTCTCGTCTGGCTAGCGGTGACATCGCCACTCCGAAGCCGCCAACTCGCCCGCGAGATCACGCATTTGGAGCAAGCCACTTCTCAGTATGGCGGTCGACTCGTCATGGGGGGGCAGTCCGTTTCCACCTATGAGGGGGCGACGATCCAAACGTGTGAGAATATGCAACAGCTACGAGACATCGCCCAACATCTGAAACGGCAACGTCGAGCCGAGTGACCGCTCAGGGGCTCAACTGTTTGAGTGGACGGATTCGCGAATCGTTTGTGGTCGCGAATTTGCAGAAGTATTGCGCGAGAGTTTCAGATTAGTTGAGTCTAGGAATTCGATCCAGCTTGCAGTCGATAGTTTCCAACAAAGAAGGAACAGACCTATGAATCGACAACTGTCTTCGACAACCATAAAACTCGTTCTTGAACAGCCCGATGGAGTCGTTGAACTCGAATTGATCGTTCGTCGCAATGGTCGAGAATGTCGAATTTGGATTCGCAATATTGAAGTCTTGAGCGGGACACCGTCGGCCATCGACACGGCAGCTATTCGCGAAGCTCTTCGATTGCGGAGTTGGTTGATCCACAACCCCTCCGTCCTGACCGAAGGTCGATCGACATCGGAACAAGGCTTGATTCCATGAGTGCCAGCTTTGCAGAACATGCCGCTGCTGCCGCGCAACGCTTGCAGCGTGGAACGACATTCAAGGACCTTCATGAGTTCAAAGAAGTCGGCTTAAGGCTACGACCCAGCAGGCAGCGCCAAAACTCGAATGTCGAGCAACCCAAGTTATCCCATCTTGGCCGATGTGGCTTAAACGTTCGTTTCAAAGCGTCTCGCGATTCACGAGATCAAGAAACGCGTGAAACTGACGTGAAATCGGACGGCTTGGAGTTCGGTAAATTCCTCGCCGGTCTGCTTCGTGAAGATTGACATCTCGAATTCACGTATGGCGACCAACGACTCCGATCAACGTTCGACTCAACGTCGCTTTGTGAGAGTCGTTTTTCGAGACTGCCCGGCCTCGAGTTGACCGATTAACGAACTCATCTCAGTCATACCGTCCACCCTGACATCTCGCAAAGAAAGTGGTTAGAACAATGAGTTTGAACAGCTCAGGCGACAGTCATCCCAATCGAGTCTTGTTGACTGGCGCGACCGGCTACGTCGGTGGCCGACTGCTGCCGCTGCTTGAAAACGCGGGAGTGACGGTTCGTTGTCTAGCACGTCGCCCTGAAGAACTGGAAAGCCGTGTCTCTGGGACGACCGAGGTGGTCACGGGAAACGTCTTGGAGCGTGACTCATTAACGAGCGCGTTCGAAGGGGTACATACGGCTTATTACCTCGTGCACTCGATGGGGAGTCGAGACGACTTCGAGGAACTCGATCGGCAGGCTGCTCGCAACTTTGCAGCCGCTGCGACACAGGCTGGCGTGCAGCGTATTATCTATCTTGGCGCCCTGGGGACGCCGGATCCGAATCTCTCGAAGCACTTGCGGAGTCGGCAGGAAGTCGGTGACTTGCTGCGACAGTCAACGGCCCAGGTCATCGAGTTCCGCGCGTCGATTGTGATCGGATCGGGCAGTCTTTCATTCGAGTTAATCCGTTCGTTGACGGAGCGTCTACCGGTTATGATTTGCCCCCGTTGGGTTCGGACACTAGCACAACCGATTGCCATCGAAGATTTGCTCAAGTATCTGCTTGAAGCAATGGACCTCGAAGGCAACTCGTCCAGGATCTATGAAGTTGGCGGCCCGGAAGTGGTTTCGTATGCCGGCATCATTCAAGAATATGCTCGGCAACGCGGACTACGACGCGTGATGATTCCAGTGCCTGTTCTCACTCCAGGTCTATCGAGCCGGTGGCTGGGACTTGTCACACCGTTATACTCGCGGATCGGTCGCAAATTGATTGAAGGGCTGCGGAATCCCACGCTGGTTTCCAGCAATCTTGCAGAGAAAACGTTCTCGGTCCGTCCGATTGGTTTATCGAAATCGATTGAGCGAGCGTTGAAGAACGAAGACCAGCGAATTGCTGAAACTCGGTGGTCTGACGCGTTGTCATCCGGTGGAAGTGCACCAAAGTGGGGTGGCGTACGATTTGGCTCGCGACTACTCGACTCCCGTACTCGCCCAGTCAGCGTGCCACCGAGTCAAGCATTTGCCCCCATCCAACGCATCGGTGGAACAACCGGCTGGTACTACGGGACGTGGCTTTGGAAAATCCGCGGCTGGCTCGACTTACTCGTAGGCGGCATCGGATTGCGACGCGGACGCCGCGACCCAAAAGACCTTCGCGTGGGAGATACACTCGACTTTTGGCGAGTCGAAGCGTACGAGCCGAATCACCGGCTACGACTACGGGCCGAAATGAAAGTTCCTGGCCGGGCGTGGCTCGAATTCGAAGTCAGTGGTGATGACGACGGCAGCCATATTCGACAGACTGCAACCTTTGATCCCATCGGCCTGTTCGGAATTGTGTACTGGTATTCGGTTTGGCCGCTTCATCAGTTCGTCTTCGCGGGCATGCTCCGAAACATCGCACACGCCGCAGAAGGCTTGGGGGCGACCCCTATGAAAT from Thalassoroseus pseudoceratinae encodes the following:
- a CDS encoding metallophosphoesterase family protein; amino-acid sequence: MPIHLATLNRRRFLQAAGASVLLYGRGANAAEPTDVESDLVYLLNDTHIGEKHPPNSPVPSHLRQVVTELVDRPTKPACVLINGDLALKDGQPGDYRHFAKLIHPLQESGIETHLTLGNHDHREAFYEILSEQRPEKPPVESRHIAVVETQHANFFLLDSLQKTMVTQGTIGETQLIWLASALDKLRTKPAIIVTHHNPRLGGDPLHFPGGLIDSRELWEIIGPRTWVKAYIHGHIHDRSYAEHQGIHILNTPATSYVADPKKSTTGWTTAKLTANGVTLTTHTTDAQHPWNGESKVLKWRLA
- a CDS encoding MBL fold metallo-hydrolase, with the protein product MIGWLMGPVAGYYLAHPYEPTVYITGDTVLTDMVETAIERLRPQVIVAPAGTANFGIGKDLMFSEAELIELAKLAQSEREQDEQPPKQAGLVPQRWHHRAVPLASNRISVVGLFFATSMIFIMNRRYTISARPPEVKQSFWIGNQNRPIDEVLV
- a CDS encoding efflux RND transporter permease subunit, which codes for MRDLPEFAVRRPTITITLVMLLVVWGGVSFLTMPRREDPEFTLKIAVVTTRWQGASAEQIEKLVTDPLEDAIGRLEEVRLIRSTSSSEQSVIFVELEDSVPGARVDDAWDRVRARIRNVPMPDEKISPFLFDEFSDTSVLLYAVHQQPLEGNSAVAPKYAYSPRQLDLYSERIRDSLRLLPGVSQVGRFGVQEEAVYIETDEGNWSTLELTTARIETLAQSQNIVAPGGRMDSDDGRFFVKPSGDVSAVEAFDSLVVGVVPTGDEPGDSGVNQVQLKNMGLNVRRGYIDPPQRICRYGTPEFETPAIILAISMKSGANIIDICDRSKQSVAELQSTGVLPPDLAVSIISDQSDSVKQRIREVGVNIVQAILVVVVLVYLVVGFRTAAVMAANIPFVVISSLAIVTLFDVQLEQMSLASMIISLGLLVDNAVQVCDQSRTNQIAGMSPRDASVAGAKMLGPSMLSGTATTVAAFVPMLIAMDGANREFIYSLPITLSVMLAVSWILAMTFCVILAAWFIRPPQDPTRPTAPLAWLMNKLGTVLRRLRRKNDASASLHAETQHGSFYLFYTAIVGWALRHRIVTIGASIGMMALATQLPVSSEFFPLTERDQFAIEIYLPESASIEQTNKVARNVEEMIRALSPHVDAEGKSHERLFNMRTIVGGGGSRWYLAWEPETLKPNYAEILIHTTNGKFTHDFAEQLRVVAREGDESLGLSPIAGARVVPVELALGPPADPVVFRVMGNGLADADELRRIANRVRQLVDAEPDTWDVNDSWGVAGQQLFVNVDSNRASLSGIRNAEVASTLDAYYSGKRLTMYREGDRQIPVYFRLNPQSRQSLAAIKDAHIETRVGKVSLAAIASVNPQWRLESIDRRNGNRTIEVRSRINYGASGNDITMRVFNSEAMQELKTELPPGFRIEIGGALEESMKAQGKMFRSFGMSFIAIILLLIFQFNSLARTAIIIVTLPLALVGALFGLWVTGNAFGFMPQLGVLALFGIVLNSAILFVEFADIVIQQKTSKTNQPLTRAEYHSAIVDAARQRLMPIFLTTATTVGGLIPLALAGGPLWQGLAWLLIFGLTFATILTLIVIPVLYSFLSPTAVSAST
- a CDS encoding efflux RND transporter periplasmic adaptor subunit, with product MIATLRQTSPTTGRFITGTVVPWKSEQIGFEVAGRVTEVIEPNESVTPQIDGESVRQTPDPTPLARLDDERLKIAVQSALASVEVAKLNRDANLVSIEQQLPSQIEVAKAEADLADIELSRAVRLSKRDAISRSELDAAKTNASTTKSRLTGTHAELAQAKARQLALEAQVLQAQQQLSEAQRNLRNAVLFSPFPGMISQIHAVPGTYVKEGDPVVTVQMMDPMTIEFEVTAHDSRRYRRGDLLPVQVTDGSGTSRQLTGMVYRVDTMADPAARTFTVTMHVRNEIDDSALPLPDEDELLAWTDQITPLNIGPMITGDRRQLVIRESVHTVGGETFVWKVTNRRWGSPSPPSDRLLSVTKVPVKITSDVIPYLGRWKFVAIEFTDPDVEVDFEHDLITGSLYFKPNESKPQGDAAIASPSLQTWTGSHVMLDGQRWLLRAGDVAQISLNPAPQADGYYVPMKAVRQEQGQTFIHVIDTAESQPIARRVLVDVAQEESVLGETVLLRIKPAASNKLHDGMRIVVEGTHYLADGDRVMISPLAGVDQ